The window CGTTCCAGCGCGGGGGCGATGTCGTCCGGCGTCTCGGCCCGCTCGGCGGTGGCACCGTGGCTCTCGGCACTCGCCACGAGGTCGACCGGCGGCTCGAAGTCCATCCCCACGTAGTCGTGGTCGGCGTCCGTGCCGCCGAACAGCGCCTGCGTGTTGTCCTTGAGGATGCGGTAGTTGCGGTTGTCCGCGACCACGACCGTCAGGTCGAGGTCGTAGCGCGCGGCCGAGTACACCGCCTGCGGGTAGTAGAGGTACGACCCGTCGCCGATGAACCCGAGCACGTCCCGGGGGTCCTCGCGCAGTGACTCGGCCAGCGCCGCGCCGACCGAGGCCGGGAGCCCGTAGCCGAGGCCGCCGCCCTTGTTCGAGAGCAGGCCCTCGGGCGCCAGCGACGAGCGGATGAGCAGCGGGTACTTCGAGGTGATGCCCTCGTCGACGATGAACGCGTCCGGGGCGACCGCCCCGATGGTGTCGACCAGGTCGGCCTTCGACGCCCGGGTGTCGCCGGGTGGCGTCTCGTCCTCGCTCGTGGCCCACAGCCGGGCGCCGAACGAGTCCTCGAACGTCTGAACGGCCGCGAGGCGCTCCTGTCGGGTCGCCGCGTCGAGCCGGTCGTCGAGGCGCTCGGCCAGCCCCTCCAGCACGAGGCCGGGGTCGCCGACGACGGCGGCATCGGCCGGCTGGTTCTTGCCGAGTTCCCACGCGTCGTCCGAGAGGTGGATGCAGGTCGTTCCCGGGTCGACGAGGTCGCCCTCGTGGCTGGATACGGTCGTGTGCGTCGAGCAGCCGGCGAAGACGACCGTGTCGGTGTCCATCGCCTCCCGGACCAGCGTCTCGCTCGGTGGGAGGTGTGACACCCACTGTGGGTGCTCGGTCGGGAAGTTCACCTCACAGCCCAGTATCTCCGCGTGGACGCGGGCGCCCGCCGCTTCGGCGAAGGTGACCGCCGCCTCGACCGCGTCGGTGCCCGCACGGGCGATGCCATCGCCCACGACGAGGACCGGCTCGTCGGCGTCGACGATGAGGTCGGCGGCCCGGTCGAGCTGGGCGGGGTCTCCGCCGCCGCCGTTCGGGACCGGCCCGAGCGGCTCGATGGCGTTCGGGGTCGTCGCCTCCTGCATCACGTCGACCGGGAGGCCGAGGAAGACGGGTCCCGTCGGCGGCGTCAGCGCGACGCGGAACGCCCGGCGCAGCATCGTCGGCAGCGCGTCGA of the Haloglomus salinum genome contains:
- a CDS encoding thiamine pyrophosphate-binding protein — encoded protein: MVADYTGADLFVDALERYGVEHVFGNPGTTELPVMDALGRSDLEYVLGLHEDIAVGMAAGYASTRRYHSHHDDAVMPAGVVNLHITPGLAHGLGNTYGAEFAGAPLVITAGNHERDFRHEEPLLHGDLLELVDQFTKWSDEVLSVDALPTMLRRAFRVALTPPTGPVFLGLPVDVMQEATTPNAIEPLGPVPNGGGGDPAQLDRAADLIVDADEPVLVVGDGIARAGTDAVEAAVTFAEAAGARVHAEILGCEVNFPTEHPQWVSHLPPSETLVREAMDTDTVVFAGCSTHTTVSSHEGDLVDPGTTCIHLSDDAWELGKNQPADAAVVGDPGLVLEGLAERLDDRLDAATRQERLAAVQTFEDSFGARLWATSEDETPPGDTRASKADLVDTIGAVAPDAFIVDEGITSKYPLLIRSSLAPEGLLSNKGGGLGYGLPASVGAALAESLREDPRDVLGFIGDGSYLYYPQAVYSAARYDLDLTVVVADNRNYRILKDNTQALFGGTDADHDYVGMDFEPPVDLVASAESHGATAERAETPDDIAPALERALDTDGPSVVDVLVHD